Proteins from one Acropora muricata isolate sample 2 chromosome 9, ASM3666990v1, whole genome shotgun sequence genomic window:
- the LOC136927281 gene encoding ATP-dependent RNA helicase DDX19A-like isoform X1 — MEQVFTLLESLDMAVAPLQSNYCKCKELQEEVNKLKKEKFSLEMEIKKLIDEREGFNRNRECHGATDWREQFMRELERMEEDIREKREKERPKREDQEWQEAIPRRKQDLVENINIETVVELPDNSRDVAAEASFLAKVEVQRNDPSSPLHSVKLFEELPLSERLRHGVYDMGFNSPSKIQETALLMLPADPPKHMIAQSQSGTGKTAAFVLSMLSRVDATQQFTQVICLSPTYELALQTGQVAEKMGKFCPEIKIGYAVRGEKVSPGHKVTYHILFGTPGTVLDWIFRHKAVDPRKIKMFVLDEADVMIAIQGHQDQSIRIQKKMTKDCQMLLFSATYDDEVMKFANSVVPDPIVIRLRREEESLDNIKQFYVVCRDQEDKQQALSNMYAVLSIGQCIVFCQTCESASWLAKKMTAEGHSVALLSDKISEEQRLAVWNRFRDGKDKLLIATNVCTRGIDVEQVTLVVNYDMPVEPSGQPDFETYLHRIGRTGRFGKNGIAVNFIDGQQSMNIMKKIQEHFGKKISLLDTNDVEELEKLN; from the exons tcttgaCATGGCAGTTGCACCCCTCCAGAGTAATTATTGCAAATGCAAAGAACTTCAAGAGGAAGTAAACAAATTGAAGAAGGAGAAATTTTCCTTGGAAATGGAAATAAAGAAACTCATAGACGAGCGGGAAGGCTTTA ACAGAAACCGTGAATGCCACGGCGCGACAGATTGGCGGGAACAGTTCATGAGAGAACTGGAAAGAATGGAAGAAGATATAAGGGAAAAGAGAGAGAAGGAGAGACCAAAAAGAGAGGACCAGGAATGGCAGGAAGCCATTCCAAGAAGGAAGCAGGACTTGGTTGAAAACATTAACATTGAAACGGTGGTGGAGTTGCCTG ACAATTCCCGAGATGTTGCTGCAGAGGCTTCATTTTTGGCCAAGGTGGAGGTACAGAGAAATGATCCAAGCTCACCGTTGCATTCTGTCAAGTTGTTTGAAGAGCTACCCTT ATCGGAACGGCTGCGCCATGGTGTTTATGATATGGGGTTCAACAGTCCTTCCAAGATTCAAGAAACAGCCCTACTGATGCTCCCAGCAGATCC ACCAAAACACATGATAGCGCAGTCACAGTCTGGAACAGGGAAGACAGCAGCATTTGTATTGTCAATGCTGAGCAGAGTAGATGCAACACAGCAGTTTACTCAG GTGATTTGCCTTTCACCGACTTATGAACTGGCTCTTCAGACAGGACAAGTTGCTGAGAAAATGGGCAAGTTCTGCCCAGAAATTAAGATTGGCTATGCAGTAAGGGGAGAGAAAG TATCACCTGGTCACAAAGTGACATACCACATTTTATTTGGGACACCTGGAACTGTGTTGGACTGGATTTTTCGGCACAAAGCAGTTGACCCAAGGAAAATCAAGATGTTTGTGTTGGATGAAGCGGATGTTATGATAGCGATACAGGGTCATCAAGATCAGTCCATCAGAATACAGAA AAAGATGACCAAAGACTGTCAGATGCTCCTGTTTTCAGCTACGTATGATGATGAAGTCATGAAGTTTGCAAATTCTGTCGTGCCAGATCCCATCGTCATCCGCCTGCGCCGGGAAGAGGAGAGCCTGGACAACATCAAACAGTTTTATGTGGTGTGCCGAGACCAAGAGGATAAACAGCAGGCCCTCTCCAACATGTACGCTGTGCTCTCCATCGGACAATGCATCGTATTTTGTCAG ACTTGCGAGTCAGCGTCATGGTTGGCAAAGAAAATGACTGCTGAGGGACATTCGGTTGCGCTGTTATCGGACAAAATCTCAGAGGAACAGCGCCTGGCCGTTTGGAACAGATTCCGAGACGGGAAGGATAAACTCTTAATTGCGACAAATGTGTGCACACGAGGAATCGATGTGGAACAG GTGACTCTTGTGGTGAATTATGACATGCCAGTAGAACCCAGTGGCCAGCCGGACTTTGAAACATACCTACACAGGATTGGCAGGACAGGCCGGTTTGGCAAGAATGGTATCGCGGTCAATTTTATTGACGGTCAACAGTCCATGAACATAATGAAAAAGATTCAAGAACATTTCGGAAAGAAAATCTCTCTACTTGATACGAATGACGTCGAGGAATTGGAGAAACTAAATTAA
- the LOC136927281 gene encoding ATP-dependent RNA helicase DDX19A-like isoform X2 — MAVAPLQSNYCKCKELQEEVNKLKKEKFSLEMEIKKLIDEREGFNRNRECHGATDWREQFMRELERMEEDIREKREKERPKREDQEWQEAIPRRKQDLVENINIETVVELPDNSRDVAAEASFLAKVEVQRNDPSSPLHSVKLFEELPLSERLRHGVYDMGFNSPSKIQETALLMLPADPPKHMIAQSQSGTGKTAAFVLSMLSRVDATQQFTQVICLSPTYELALQTGQVAEKMGKFCPEIKIGYAVRGEKVSPGHKVTYHILFGTPGTVLDWIFRHKAVDPRKIKMFVLDEADVMIAIQGHQDQSIRIQKKMTKDCQMLLFSATYDDEVMKFANSVVPDPIVIRLRREEESLDNIKQFYVVCRDQEDKQQALSNMYAVLSIGQCIVFCQTCESASWLAKKMTAEGHSVALLSDKISEEQRLAVWNRFRDGKDKLLIATNVCTRGIDVEQVTLVVNYDMPVEPSGQPDFETYLHRIGRTGRFGKNGIAVNFIDGQQSMNIMKKIQEHFGKKISLLDTNDVEELEKLN; from the exons ATGGCAGTTGCACCCCTCCAGAGTAATTATTGCAAATGCAAAGAACTTCAAGAGGAAGTAAACAAATTGAAGAAGGAGAAATTTTCCTTGGAAATGGAAATAAAGAAACTCATAGACGAGCGGGAAGGCTTTA ACAGAAACCGTGAATGCCACGGCGCGACAGATTGGCGGGAACAGTTCATGAGAGAACTGGAAAGAATGGAAGAAGATATAAGGGAAAAGAGAGAGAAGGAGAGACCAAAAAGAGAGGACCAGGAATGGCAGGAAGCCATTCCAAGAAGGAAGCAGGACTTGGTTGAAAACATTAACATTGAAACGGTGGTGGAGTTGCCTG ACAATTCCCGAGATGTTGCTGCAGAGGCTTCATTTTTGGCCAAGGTGGAGGTACAGAGAAATGATCCAAGCTCACCGTTGCATTCTGTCAAGTTGTTTGAAGAGCTACCCTT ATCGGAACGGCTGCGCCATGGTGTTTATGATATGGGGTTCAACAGTCCTTCCAAGATTCAAGAAACAGCCCTACTGATGCTCCCAGCAGATCC ACCAAAACACATGATAGCGCAGTCACAGTCTGGAACAGGGAAGACAGCAGCATTTGTATTGTCAATGCTGAGCAGAGTAGATGCAACACAGCAGTTTACTCAG GTGATTTGCCTTTCACCGACTTATGAACTGGCTCTTCAGACAGGACAAGTTGCTGAGAAAATGGGCAAGTTCTGCCCAGAAATTAAGATTGGCTATGCAGTAAGGGGAGAGAAAG TATCACCTGGTCACAAAGTGACATACCACATTTTATTTGGGACACCTGGAACTGTGTTGGACTGGATTTTTCGGCACAAAGCAGTTGACCCAAGGAAAATCAAGATGTTTGTGTTGGATGAAGCGGATGTTATGATAGCGATACAGGGTCATCAAGATCAGTCCATCAGAATACAGAA AAAGATGACCAAAGACTGTCAGATGCTCCTGTTTTCAGCTACGTATGATGATGAAGTCATGAAGTTTGCAAATTCTGTCGTGCCAGATCCCATCGTCATCCGCCTGCGCCGGGAAGAGGAGAGCCTGGACAACATCAAACAGTTTTATGTGGTGTGCCGAGACCAAGAGGATAAACAGCAGGCCCTCTCCAACATGTACGCTGTGCTCTCCATCGGACAATGCATCGTATTTTGTCAG ACTTGCGAGTCAGCGTCATGGTTGGCAAAGAAAATGACTGCTGAGGGACATTCGGTTGCGCTGTTATCGGACAAAATCTCAGAGGAACAGCGCCTGGCCGTTTGGAACAGATTCCGAGACGGGAAGGATAAACTCTTAATTGCGACAAATGTGTGCACACGAGGAATCGATGTGGAACAG GTGACTCTTGTGGTGAATTATGACATGCCAGTAGAACCCAGTGGCCAGCCGGACTTTGAAACATACCTACACAGGATTGGCAGGACAGGCCGGTTTGGCAAGAATGGTATCGCGGTCAATTTTATTGACGGTCAACAGTCCATGAACATAATGAAAAAGATTCAAGAACATTTCGGAAAGAAAATCTCTCTACTTGATACGAATGACGTCGAGGAATTGGAGAAACTAAATTAA